One region of Pseudomonas glycinae genomic DNA includes:
- a CDS encoding ATP-binding protein, which translates to MSELSNRRILLIDDMPSIHEDFRKILAPAPAHSAKLDEMEAALFGVPAKPRQAPFELDSAYGGEEGLAKLNLALQEQCPYALAFVDMRMPDGWDGARTIEELWKQDPQLQVVVCTAYSDYSWDELLDRLHAHDRLLILKKPFDNIEVQQMANTLLTKWQMTERASLQMHHLEHLVDQRTAQFRQASEALQREIDERKQLEGQLVQSEKLASLGQLAAGVAHEINNPIGFISSNLGTLDGYFQQLLAMLGAYHTAGQNLPAEAAAQLQQLRERLELDYLLEDIPTLIRESKEGIGRVGQIVRDLKDFSRVDSHQEWQWANLQQGIESTLNIVAGELKYKADMIKEYQDLPDIECLPSQINQVIMNLVVNAAQAMGPERGTITLRTGVQGETAIIEVADTGSGIAPETLQKIFDPFFTTKPVGQGTGLGLSLSYGIVKKHGGDISVRSTLGAGTTFRVQLPLRQTRPAA; encoded by the coding sequence ATGAGCGAGCTGTCTAACCGCCGCATCCTGCTGATCGATGACATGCCGTCGATTCACGAGGACTTTCGCAAGATCCTCGCTCCGGCGCCGGCGCACTCGGCAAAACTGGACGAGATGGAAGCCGCCCTGTTCGGCGTGCCCGCCAAACCCCGGCAAGCACCTTTCGAGCTGGATTCGGCCTACGGTGGAGAGGAAGGCCTGGCCAAACTCAACCTGGCCCTGCAGGAGCAATGCCCGTATGCCCTGGCCTTCGTCGACATGCGCATGCCGGACGGTTGGGACGGGGCGCGCACCATCGAAGAACTCTGGAAGCAGGATCCGCAGTTGCAGGTGGTGGTCTGCACCGCCTATTCCGATTACTCATGGGACGAACTGCTGGATCGTCTGCACGCCCATGACCGACTGCTGATCCTGAAAAAGCCCTTCGACAACATTGAAGTCCAGCAGATGGCCAACACCCTGCTGACCAAATGGCAGATGACCGAACGCGCGTCCTTGCAGATGCATCACCTGGAACATCTGGTGGATCAGCGCACCGCCCAGTTCCGGCAGGCCAGCGAAGCCTTGCAGCGGGAAATCGACGAACGCAAACAGCTGGAAGGCCAACTGGTGCAGTCGGAAAAACTCGCCTCGCTGGGTCAACTGGCCGCCGGGGTCGCCCATGAAATCAACAACCCGATCGGTTTCATTTCCTCCAACCTCGGCACGCTCGACGGCTACTTCCAGCAACTGCTGGCCATGCTCGGCGCCTATCACACCGCCGGGCAGAACTTGCCCGCCGAAGCCGCCGCGCAGTTGCAGCAATTGCGCGAGCGTCTTGAACTGGACTATCTGCTGGAAGACATCCCGACGCTGATTCGCGAATCCAAGGAAGGCATTGGTCGGGTCGGACAGATCGTCCGGGATCTCAAGGATTTCTCCCGAGTCGACAGCCATCAGGAATGGCAGTGGGCCAATCTGCAACAAGGCATCGAATCGACCCTGAACATCGTCGCCGGCGAGCTCAAGTACAAGGCCGATATGATCAAGGAATATCAGGATCTGCCGGACATCGAATGCCTGCCCTCGCAAATCAATCAGGTGATCATGAACCTGGTGGTCAACGCGGCGCAGGCCATGGGCCCGGAGCGCGGCACCATCACCCTGCGCACCGGCGTGCAGGGCGAAACGGCAATCATCGAAGTGGCCGACACCGGTTCGGGCATCGCCCCCGAGACCCTGCAGAAAATCTTCGACCCGTTCTTCACCACCAAACCGGTGGGCCAGGGGACAGGCCTGGGCCTGTCCCTGTCGTATGGCATCGTGAAGAAACACGGCGGCGATATTTCCGTGCGCAGCACGTTGGGCGCCGGCACGACGTTCCGCGTGCAGTTGCCGTTGCGCCAGACCCGCCCGGCGGCCTGA
- a CDS encoding APC family permease, which translates to MARLQRTLSLGSVVLFGIAYMTPIIVLGTFGILAQSTAGMVPAAYLAALVAMFFTAMSYGRMAAAFPVAGSAYSYVRKAISPKLGFIAGWAVLLDYLFLPMAIWLIGAAYLASAFPSIPQWIWVLAFIGITSAINIIGLKLANGINALLMLVQFLVLIAFVALCVHYVGGDASTPLWSIKPFLNGDMQMPLIMSGAAIACYSFLGFDAVSTLTEETRDPRRTIPRAIMLITLIGGLIFVGVSYFVQIAHPSFQFDSVDSAAYEIARNIGGDLFVSIFLIGLIVGQFASGLSAQASGSRLLFAMGRDGVLPKSFFGTLHERFGTPVNSILLCAVVALLALKLDVTTSTSFINFGAFLAFSLVNLSVIFHYWIGGEKKGLRELILFLIFPFIGLAADLWLMVSLDHLAVYLGLSWLAIGVVYLAVLTGGFRRQPPEMDFQEAA; encoded by the coding sequence ATGGCTCGTTTGCAACGCACCCTTTCGCTAGGGTCGGTGGTGCTGTTCGGCATCGCCTACATGACGCCGATCATTGTCCTCGGCACGTTCGGCATCCTCGCCCAGTCCACCGCCGGCATGGTGCCCGCCGCCTATCTGGCGGCACTGGTGGCGATGTTTTTCACCGCCATGAGCTACGGGCGCATGGCCGCCGCGTTCCCGGTGGCCGGCTCGGCCTACAGCTATGTGCGCAAGGCCATCAGCCCGAAACTCGGCTTCATCGCCGGTTGGGCAGTGCTGCTCGATTATCTGTTTCTGCCGATGGCGATCTGGCTGATCGGCGCCGCGTACCTCGCGTCGGCCTTCCCGTCGATCCCGCAGTGGATCTGGGTGCTGGCGTTCATCGGCATCACCAGCGCAATCAACATCATTGGCCTGAAGCTGGCCAACGGCATCAACGCCTTGCTGATGCTGGTGCAGTTCCTGGTGCTGATTGCCTTCGTCGCGCTGTGCGTGCATTACGTCGGCGGCGATGCCAGCACGCCGCTGTGGTCGATCAAACCGTTCCTCAATGGCGACATGCAGATGCCGCTGATCATGAGCGGCGCGGCCATCGCTTGCTATTCGTTCCTCGGTTTTGATGCGGTCAGCACCCTCACCGAAGAAACCCGCGATCCACGTCGCACCATCCCTCGGGCAATCATGTTGATCACCCTGATCGGTGGGCTGATTTTCGTTGGCGTCTCGTACTTCGTGCAGATCGCCCATCCTTCGTTCCAGTTCGACAGCGTCGACTCGGCGGCCTACGAGATTGCGCGCAACATTGGCGGTGATCTGTTCGTGTCGATCTTCCTGATCGGCCTGATCGTCGGGCAGTTCGCCTCGGGTCTGTCGGCGCAGGCCAGCGGTTCGCGTTTGTTGTTCGCGATGGGCCGTGACGGTGTGCTGCCCAAGTCATTCTTCGGCACCTTGCACGAGCGCTTCGGCACGCCGGTCAACAGCATCCTGCTGTGTGCGGTGGTGGCCTTGCTGGCGCTGAAACTCGATGTGACCACCTCGACCTCGTTCATCAACTTCGGGGCGTTCCTGGCGTTCAGTCTGGTCAACCTGTCGGTAATTTTTCACTACTGGATCGGCGGCGAGAAAAAGGGTCTGCGCGAGTTGATCCTGTTCCTGATCTTCCCGTTCATCGGCCTGGCGGCGGACTTGTGGCTGATGGTCAGCCTCGATCACCTGGCGGTGTATCTGGGCCTGAGCTGGCTGGCGATTGGCGTGGTGTACCTGGCGGTGCTCACGGGTGGTTTCCGCCGACAACCGCCGGAGATGGATTTCCAGGAAGCCGCCTGA
- a CDS encoding carbon-nitrogen hydrolase family protein has protein sequence MKVELAQLAGRDKDTAYNLERALAAMAACAADTQLIVFPETHLMGFPTADTVAQIAEPLDGPTVSAVQAAARERNLAVVIGMAENDNGRFYNTTLLMTPEGIALKYRKTHLWASDRGVFEAGDRYATCLWNGVRVGLLICYDIEFPESARALAQLGAELLIVTNGNMDPYGPTHRTAIMARAQENQAFALMVNRVDAGDDGLMFAGGSALVDPLGTVLFEAGREEGRFSVELDFGQLELARKDYRYLDDQRLRLPGEVVEHASGVRELLIP, from the coding sequence ATGAAAGTCGAACTCGCCCAGTTGGCGGGCCGTGACAAAGACACGGCGTACAACCTCGAACGCGCCCTCGCGGCGATGGCGGCCTGCGCCGCCGACACGCAATTGATCGTGTTCCCCGAGACCCACCTGATGGGCTTTCCGACCGCCGACACCGTGGCGCAGATCGCCGAACCACTGGACGGCCCGACCGTCAGCGCCGTGCAGGCCGCCGCTCGCGAGCGCAACCTTGCCGTGGTGATCGGCATGGCCGAAAACGACAACGGCCGCTTCTACAACACCACGCTGCTGATGACTCCCGAAGGCATCGCCCTGAAATACCGCAAGACCCACCTCTGGGCCTCTGATCGCGGTGTGTTCGAGGCTGGTGACCGTTACGCCACCTGCCTGTGGAACGGCGTGCGCGTCGGTCTGCTGATCTGCTACGACATCGAGTTCCCCGAGTCGGCCCGGGCCCTGGCGCAACTGGGCGCCGAATTGCTGATCGTGACCAACGGCAACATGGACCCGTACGGCCCGACCCACCGCACCGCGATCATGGCCCGGGCTCAGGAAAACCAGGCGTTTGCGCTGATGGTCAATCGGGTCGACGCCGGGGATGACGGGTTGATGTTTGCCGGCGGCAGTGCGCTGGTGGATCCGCTGGGCACGGTGCTATTCGAGGCCGGGCGTGAGGAAGGGCGGTTCAGTGTTGAGCTGGATTTCGGCCAGTTGGAGCTGGCGCGCAAGGATTATCGGTATCTGGATGATCAGCGGTTGAGGTTGCCGGGGGAGGTGGTTGAACACGCTTCTGGAGTACGCGAGCTGCTGATTCCTTGA
- a CDS encoding helix-turn-helix transcriptional regulator — protein MTLSFDDITWHRAVGQLIDALDKPNFWAQLVRLLDQYVPFDSWVALLFSADRHPQVFAECPGADGSPDQLFQDYLRGLYLLDPFYIACREQSRTGLYRLSEVAPEHFELTEYYQRYFRLNVVADEIQFNCQLEGDRTLCLSLGSQQRFTGEQIALLSLIQPWVLGLLRQRLPYEINETVALAPPPAQPDWRVQLEASVQQLKGAQLTARELDVGRLMLSGCSSKEIARKLEISVETVKVHKKHMYSKLGIKSQSELFSIFLQAQNA, from the coding sequence ATGACTCTTTCGTTTGACGACATCACCTGGCACCGCGCCGTCGGGCAGTTGATCGACGCCCTCGACAAGCCGAACTTCTGGGCGCAACTGGTGCGTCTGCTCGACCAGTACGTGCCGTTCGATAGCTGGGTGGCGCTGCTGTTCAGCGCCGACCGCCACCCGCAGGTGTTCGCCGAATGCCCCGGCGCGGATGGCAGTCCCGATCAGTTGTTTCAGGATTACCTGCGCGGTCTGTACCTGCTCGACCCTTTCTACATTGCCTGCCGCGAGCAATCGCGCACCGGGTTGTATCGCCTGTCGGAGGTCGCGCCGGAGCACTTCGAACTGACCGAGTATTACCAGCGATACTTTCGTCTGAATGTGGTGGCCGACGAAATCCAGTTCAATTGCCAACTCGAAGGCGACCGCACGCTGTGCCTGTCGCTGGGCAGTCAGCAGCGCTTCACCGGCGAGCAGATTGCCCTGCTGTCACTGATCCAGCCGTGGGTGCTCGGCCTGTTGCGCCAGCGCCTGCCCTATGAAATCAACGAAACCGTGGCCCTGGCCCCGCCCCCTGCGCAACCGGACTGGCGGGTGCAGCTCGAAGCGTCGGTGCAGCAACTCAAGGGCGCGCAACTGACCGCCCGGGAACTGGACGTCGGGCGCCTGATGCTCAGCGGTTGCTCCAGTAAAGAAATCGCCCGTAAGCTGGAAATCTCTGTTGAAACCGTGAAAGTCCATAAGAAACACATGTACAGCAAGCTGGGGATCAAGTCCCAGTCGGAGCTGTTTTCGATCTTTCTGCAGGCGCAGAACGCCTGA
- a CDS encoding FMN-binding glutamate synthase family protein gives MSLSLLSRYAFFAVCVIFTLASLPFLEHDWLWPITAVTGVLSLIGLFDLMQSPHAVRRNYPILGNIRYLVEGIRPEIRQYLLESDSDALPFSRAQRSLVYSRAKNETADKPFGTLIDVYQSGFEFIGHSMRPAPLSDPSSFRVTVGGPQCTQPYSASVFNISAMSFGSLSANAIRALNQGAKLGNFAHDTGEGSISPYHREHGGDLTWELGSGYFGCRTSDGRFDPERFAAQAQTPQVRMIEIKMSQGAKPGHGGILPKHKVTQEIADTRGILMGEDCISPSRHSAFSTPIEMMHFIQQLRELSGGKPVGFKFCLGHPWEFMGIAKAMLETGILPDFIVVDGKEGGTGAAPVEFTDHIGVPMREGLLFVHNTLVGLNLRDKIKLGASGKIVSAFDIASVLAIGADWANSARGFMFAIGCIQSQSCHTNKCPTGVATQDTLRQRALVVPDKAQRVYNFHRNTLKALAEMLAAAGLDHPSQLSAKHLVRRMSATEIKLFSQLHVFLKPGELLTGEVNGEFYSRMWQMARADSFEPQEIAAA, from the coding sequence ATGAGCCTGTCACTCCTGAGCCGCTACGCCTTCTTTGCCGTCTGCGTGATTTTCACCCTCGCCAGCCTGCCCTTTCTCGAACATGACTGGCTGTGGCCGATCACCGCCGTCACCGGCGTATTGAGCCTGATCGGTCTGTTCGACCTGATGCAGAGCCCGCACGCGGTGCGCCGCAACTATCCGATCCTGGGCAACATCCGTTATCTGGTCGAAGGCATCCGCCCGGAAATCCGCCAGTACCTGCTGGAGTCCGACAGCGACGCCCTGCCCTTCTCCCGCGCCCAGCGTTCGCTGGTGTACTCGCGGGCCAAGAACGAAACCGCCGACAAGCCGTTCGGCACCCTGATCGACGTCTACCAATCCGGCTTCGAATTCATCGGCCACTCGATGCGCCCGGCGCCGTTGAGCGACCCGAGCAGTTTCCGCGTCACCGTCGGCGGCCCGCAGTGCACCCAGCCGTATTCGGCGTCGGTGTTCAATATCTCGGCCATGAGTTTCGGCTCCCTCAGCGCCAACGCGATCCGCGCGCTGAACCAGGGCGCGAAACTCGGCAATTTCGCCCACGACACCGGCGAAGGCAGCATCAGCCCGTATCACCGCGAACACGGCGGCGACCTGACCTGGGAACTGGGCAGCGGCTATTTCGGCTGCCGCACCAGCGACGGCCGCTTCGACCCGGAACGCTTCGCCGCCCAGGCGCAGACCCCGCAAGTGCGGATGATTGAAATCAAAATGAGCCAGGGTGCCAAACCCGGCCACGGCGGAATTCTGCCCAAGCACAAGGTGACCCAGGAAATCGCCGATACCCGCGGCATCCTGATGGGCGAAGACTGCATTTCACCGTCGCGACACAGCGCGTTCTCCACGCCGATCGAGATGATGCATTTCATCCAGCAACTGCGTGAACTGTCCGGCGGCAAACCGGTGGGCTTCAAGTTCTGCCTCGGCCATCCATGGGAATTCATGGGCATCGCCAAGGCCATGCTGGAAACCGGCATCCTGCCGGACTTCATCGTGGTCGACGGCAAGGAAGGCGGCACCGGCGCCGCGCCGGTGGAGTTCACCGACCACATCGGCGTGCCGATGCGCGAAGGCCTGCTGTTCGTACACAACACCCTGGTAGGGTTGAATCTGCGGGACAAGATCAAGCTCGGCGCCAGCGGCAAGATCGTCAGCGCCTTCGACATCGCCAGCGTGCTGGCCATCGGCGCCGACTGGGCCAACTCGGCGCGCGGCTTCATGTTCGCCATCGGCTGCATCCAGTCGCAAAGCTGCCACACCAACAAATGCCCGACCGGCGTCGCCACCCAGGACACCCTGCGCCAACGCGCACTGGTGGTGCCGGACAAGGCCCAGCGGGTCTACAACTTCCACCGCAATACGCTCAAGGCCCTGGCGGAAATGCTCGCCGCCGCCGGCCTCGACCATCCGTCGCAACTGTCGGCCAAGCATCTGGTACGGCGCATGTCGGCCACCGAAATCAAACTGTTCTCGCAGCTGCATGTGTTCCTGAAACCGGGGGAACTGCTCACCGGGGAAGTGAACGGCGA